The following coding sequences are from one Rathayibacter sp. VKM Ac-2760 window:
- a CDS encoding SPFH domain-containing protein — MNAAALVTTVIIVVIVLFALVVLFKAVRIVPQATAGVVERLGKYHRTLLPGLNLVIPFVDRVRPSVDLREQVVSFPPQPVITEDNLVVSIDTVVYFQVTDARAATYEIANYLGAVEQLTTTTLRNVVGGLNLEEALTSRDNINGQLRIVLDEATGKWGIRVGRVELKAIDPPLSIQDSMEKQMRAERDRRAVILTAEGTKQSQILNAEGHRQAAILAAEGDAKAAILRAEGEAKAITTVFSAIHEGRPDNELLAYEYLQMLPKIAEGSANKLWIVPSELTEALKGMGQAFGKNSPTRPDRVQDDSGMTPPAPSF; from the coding sequence GTGAATGCCGCAGCCCTCGTGACGACGGTGATCATCGTGGTCATCGTCCTCTTCGCCCTGGTGGTCCTCTTCAAAGCGGTCCGCATCGTCCCGCAGGCCACGGCCGGCGTGGTCGAGCGGCTCGGGAAGTACCACCGCACCCTCCTCCCCGGTCTGAACCTCGTCATCCCGTTCGTCGACCGGGTCCGCCCGTCCGTCGATCTGCGCGAGCAGGTCGTCTCGTTCCCGCCGCAGCCCGTCATCACCGAGGACAACCTGGTCGTCTCGATCGACACGGTCGTCTACTTCCAGGTGACCGACGCCCGCGCCGCCACCTACGAGATCGCCAACTACCTCGGCGCGGTCGAGCAGCTCACCACCACCACGCTGCGCAACGTCGTCGGCGGCCTGAACCTCGAGGAGGCGCTGACCTCCCGCGACAACATCAACGGGCAGCTGCGCATCGTCCTCGACGAGGCCACCGGCAAGTGGGGCATCCGCGTGGGCCGCGTGGAGCTCAAGGCGATCGACCCGCCCCTCTCCATCCAGGACTCGATGGAGAAGCAGATGCGCGCCGAGCGCGACCGTCGCGCGGTGATCCTCACCGCCGAGGGCACGAAGCAGTCGCAGATCCTCAACGCGGAGGGCCACCGCCAGGCGGCGATCCTCGCGGCCGAGGGTGACGCGAAGGCCGCGATCCTCCGGGCCGAGGGTGAGGCGAAGGCGATCACCACCGTCTTCTCCGCCATCCACGAGGGCCGCCCTGACAACGAGCTGCTCGCCTACGAGTACCTGCAGATGCTGCCGAAGATCGCCGAGGGCAGCGCCAACAAGCTCTGGATCGTGCCGAGCGAGCTCACCGAGGCGCTCAAGGGGATGGGTCAGGCGTTCGGCAAGAACTCGCCCACCCGCCCGGACCGCGTCCAGGACGACAGCGGGATGACGCCGCCGGCGCCCTCCTTCTAG